The Gammaproteobacteria bacterium sequence GCCGCACAGATCCAGCAGGCTGCTGCAGGATTTACCGAATTCCTTGTCGATTGCCTGCTTGTCACGCGGCACCGCGCCGATGCGCCGCCATCCGGCACTTAGCTGCTTTACCTTTTTTCGTGAAGCGGCTGCCAGTTCTGCAGTACCGGCACTGCCAGCCAGCACCTGCTTAAGCTCTGCTTGCATTTCCGTTACCTGGCCCAGCACCGCCTTCTTTTCAGCCAGGTTGTGGGCACGCTCTGCGTCCGCGGCAGCAAATGTTTCCTTGCGCTTTTCAAACACCGCGTCGCAGGCCGCGCGAAAGCGTTTCCACAGTTGCTGCTCGCGGCGCCGGCCAGCCTGCACCAGCGGCTTCCAGTCTCTTTGTGCCTGCTTTGCCACCTGCACGTGATTGCGCGAATCCGGCTCCTCCGCCAGACTCTCAACGCGCTCAATAAGCTTTTCGCGTCGCTCGATTTCTCTTTTGCGCATGGTACCGAGGTGTTCATCAAGTACCGCCTGTGCGCCGTCGTAACGCTTTTGTATCTTGTTCTTTTGCCGCCGGTCGACCGGCCCGGCCTTGTGCCACCGTTGCTGCAGATCCCGGGTCTTTTCCGCGATATCGCGCCACGCCGGTTGCTCCCAGTCAGTTTCACCTGCCAGCCGCTCCAGCTCCTCGCAGATTGCAACCCGTTGCTCCATGTTCGCGGCGCGCTGCTCTTTTTGCTGGTTGAACAGAGCCTGGCACGGCTCGTAGGCTTTTTCGCAAGCGCTGTCGAATCGATGCCACAGCTTCTTGCCGGCCGGCCCGTCCGACTTGTCCAGCGCCTTCCATTGCTCACGATATTCACGCACGGCGCGAGCGATGTCCGGTATTTTCATGTCACTGTCGCCAAGCGCAACCGCTTTTTCGCACAGCTCCTCGCGCTTGCGATCAGTGCCCCAGTGTCGCCAGCGTTTTAGCTCAGTCATGCGCGGTTCGCCGTCGCGCAGGCGCTGCTGCAGTTTCTTATGCTGCGTATCGGGCAGATCCAGTCGCGCCATCAGGCTTACAGCCTTGTCGTGCAGCGGTACAGCCTCGCCCAGCTTGCCGTCCTCCAGGGCGGCGTGATACTGATCGAGCAAGCTGGTTACGGAATCAATGTCACTTTCCAGCGCTGCAGCCTGCTTCTCCAGCCGACTGGCAAGGCTTTGGCGCAACGCGCTGTATTCTGCCTCCAGCTCAGCTTCCACCGTCGCATCCTCGGGCGCCTTGCTTTTTGCCCAGCGATCTTCGAGCCGCGTCAGATCGGCTTTTGTCAGCAATTCACCAGCCGCTGCCCGGCGCATGTCCTCGATAATCCTGCGCCGCGTCACTGCCCTGCTCTGGTCACGGTCACGCCGGCTGTCGTGCTCGGCTACCTGCCGGACCAGCTGGTCGAACTGTCTTTGCTGTGCGGCCGTTGCGGTGCCGAGATCGTGCCAGCGCCTGGTCAGGTCAGCGACCGGCGACGAAACATCATCGTCGAGATGGGCGCGCAGCTCTGTCATCACCGCATCACGCTGACTTGCCAGCTCGTGAAGCTTTGCCAGCCGTTGTGCAACCGCGCTGCGCCCTTCTTCGAATCGGGCTACCAGCCCGGAGTCGATGTCCTCAACTACATCGTGGTGTGTCTGCCACTGCGCCACCAGGTTTTCGAGTCGCAGCTGTTCGCTCTTGCCGTCTTCAGAGAATTCACCGGAACTCAACTGTTCGATCGCGTCACAGCATTCCTGCAGACCCTGCGCTGCTGCCTGCTGCGCCTCAATCCGGTCCAGACGCTCGCGCACCAGGCGATAGATTTTTTTGTCACGACCGCGCGCGTGCTCGGCGACCCGCTCGAGGTGCTGCTGGTCAACAATCGGCTGGACGGCGCTTTCACGAATCTCCTGCACCGTATCGCCAACCGCAATTTCACAAAGCAGGTCACGCACCTGGTCATCAGAATTGCTACCCACCAGCCGGGTCACCGCCAGTTTGCGCAACTCCGGCTCTACACCGCTGCGGGCGATAAACCGCACCAGGCGGGAATCGCTGGTCTGGCGCAAAAATTCCATCCGGGTATCCAGCGGCGAGCCCTGGACCTGCCCGGCTACCAGTGCCTGCATGCGGCCACTGGCAAGCTTGCGAACGCGATCGTCGTCGTCGCTCGTCGCGGCCTGCTGCAGGGCATCGAGCTGTCCGATTCGCCCCAGCGCCGCCGCCCGTACATCCGGGTGCGGGTCATCCTGCAATACAGTGACAAACACATCCTGGTCCACATCGATTTGCTCGACATGTGCCTGTCGCACTGCCGGATCCGGATGTTGCAGCTTGGATTTAAACCACATTGACTCCGTACGCCCGCCGTCACCGGCAAGCGCCCGTTACCCCGTGAGATTGAGGCGTCAGTATAACTTTACTGCCAGGCGATGGCAGCAGTGGTGTGGCGGGTTAAGTCGTTGCCAGACGGGTTGCGGCTACCTTGCCCGCACCGTAGGGTGCCCGCCGGCCCAACAGGCCCATCAGTTCGGACAGCCCCATTGGCCGGGCAAAATAGTGGCCCTGCACCATGTCGCAGCCGGCCTTGCGTACGTACTCCAGCTGCTCCTGGTCTTCGATACCGTCAGCACTTACCAGCATCCCCAGGCTATGCCCCATCGCGATAATCGTTGCGATAACGGTGCGGTCATTGGCGCCACGGCTGATGCGGTGTACGAACTCCTGGTCGATTTTCAGCCCGGCTATGGGCAGCTTGGTCAGGTGCGTCAATGACGAGAAGCCGGCGCCAAAGTTATCAATCCAGACGCCTATATCGAGCGCCTGCAGCTGCACCAGCAACTCGGCGGCGCGCCGGGTATTACGCATGATCGTTTTCTCTGTCAGCTCGAGACGCAGACAGCGCGCCGGCAGGTCATTCTCGCGCAACACTGCACCAACGGTTTCACCGATGCGCTGCTCGCGGAAATGAACACTGGCAATGTTCACGGTGGCGTAAAGGTTGCGAAAGCCGGTCGCATGCAGCTGGGTGAGGTCCTGGGCTGCCTGGCGCAGGCACCATTCATCGAATTCGACAATCAGGCCGCTCTCTTCTGCCAGCGGCAGAAACACGTCCGTGGGAATCATGCCGTAGCTGGAGTGATGCCACCGCGCCAGCGCCTCGCAGCCCACCACAGCGCCAGTCTGTGCATCAATAACCGGCTGGTAGGCCACCCGCAGCTCGTTCCTGGCCAGCGCATGACGCAGGTCATTCTCCAGCGTGAGCCGCTGGACGGCAGCATGGTCCATCGACTGGTTATAGAACTGGAAGTGATTCTTGCCTTTGTCCTTGGCCTGGAACATGGCCACGTCGGCATTCTTCAACAATGAATCAACCGTTTCGCCATCGTCAGGAAAAACGGTGATCCCGATACTTGCACCGACGACCACCTCCTGCCCGGCCAGCAGGAACGGGTCATGCAGTGCATCGAGTATGCGTTGCGCAACGACTGCAATGTCACGCGTGTCCTCTACATCTTCGAGCACGACGGTAAATTCGTCACCACCTAGCCTGGCGATCAGGTCACGTTCGACTTCGGCGTCCGGATCGATGTGATCCATCTCGCGCAGCGAATCGCGCAACCGCTGTGAGAACTCTTTCAACAGCACATCACCGGCTTTGTGGCCCAGCGTGTCGTTTACCCGCTTGAAATCGTCGAGATCGATAAAGAACAGCGCCATCTTCTGCCCGCCACGGCGGGTCCGCGCAACCGCCTCGGCCAGGAACTGCTTAAGCCGCGCACGGTTTGGCAACCGGGTGAGGCTGTCGTGATACGCCAGGTATCGCACTTCGCCATCACTGGCGCGCAGGCTGCGGCTCATGTCACGGAAGGCGCTTGCCAGCTCGCCAATCTCGTCACTGCGGTCGACGGCCAGGGTATCGGTGTAGTCGCCACTGCCGATCCGTGTAGCCTGTTCTGCCAGCTGCCTGATCGGCCGTGCCAGGCTGCGCGAAACGACGAACGCCACTAACATTCCGGCAACGGCAAACAACAACGAAGTGACAATGGCGGACAACAGGTTGTTACGCAGGCGCCGATCGCTGACGTTGCGCACGCCGGCGGTCATCGCTGCAATCTCTTCCTTGATCGGGGCCAGCGAAAGTCCTACGCGTACGCCGCCGATCGCCTGGTTGCGGTACAGGATGGGCCGGTAGACCTCCAGCGTTTCGGCGTCTATACGCACGCCGTCCAGCCTGGTGATTGCCGGCAATGCTGTACCAAAACTGGCAATTTCAACGGTGCCGTCGTGCACGACGCGCCCATCTGTATCGTGAATGGTCGCGTACAGCAGGTCGTTCTGCTCGGTCGCGCTGCGGGTAAATTCGAGCATGCTCTGCATGTCGTAGCGATACAGGCTGTTGGCAAGATTCTCCGCCAGGAACGTCGCTGTAAGCGTGCCGCGCTGCTCGACTTGCTGCAGCAGGTCCTGCTCGAGCGACGCTGCGCTGAGCTGGGTAATCTCGCGGGTGGAAACCCGAAACTGGAGAAGCAGCACAACCGACAGCGACACGACGATAGTGATGATGACGGCCAGCATCACCAGCGAGTATCGCGCCTGCAGGTTGAACTTCATCTCCGGCATTGGTCAGTTCACCAACATCAACTGGGCAAATGTGCTGCGCAGTTTCCGCAACGTTTCATGGTCGACCTCACCGAGCTCGTCAAAACGCAGCGTGCCCTGGTAGGCCTGCAGGGCGCGCGCAGCACCACTGTCTTTATCCATGCCCAGCAGGGTGCTTCTCAACGCATTTTTTATGTCTTCATCGAGATCACCACGAACCAGCTCCAGGGCGCGAGGCATTGAATCGGTCTGGTGAAAAATCACAAAGTCCTTGCGGAAAAACTCCGGCAGGCTGGAATCAGACTCCCAGTCCACATTGCTCAGTACTCCGGCATCCACGATTCGCTTGTGCACCCAGGTGGTTGCATTGATATCGCTGCCTGCAAATGCATAGCCGATGGTCCCGGCCGGCGACTGCTGTCGCGGTGTCTCCAGGGCCACGGTGCGATGACCCTCGCGGATCAGTTCGGCGGCAGGCAACAGGTGGCCAGCGGTGGAATCAGACTCGATGAATGCCAGCGTGCGCCCGGCAAGGTCACCCAGCGACGTTATATCGCCGTCACTGCGGGTGAAAAATACCGAGCGGAACTGGGGTGCGCCCTGCTTCCATTTGCGCGCGAGAATCTGGACACCGGCTGCCTCCTGCAGGTAAACGGCGTTGGCGACGTTTTCACTGACCCAGTCGATACGTCCGTCGCGCATCATGCGCGCCAGCCGCCGGCGGTCTTCTACCACCATTACATCGACACGGGTGACACCGGCATCTGCCAGAGCCGCAGCCACATAATCGGCCATCGGGCGTAATTCGGCATAGCGCCCTTCGAGGTCGGCATGAATCGCGCCCAGAACCAGCACGCGCTCCTGCGCGCTGGCAACGAGCGACCAGCCTGCGAGCAACATCGCCAGCACCAGCCGGACGGAAAAACAATGTTTCGTGATGTGCAGCATCAGCCTTCAGATAAATACAGTGTGACGCGCGTCACACTTCCGTGGCGCACGCAAAACAACGTCTGGCTGATTGTAGAAATACTGCTAGATAAGGTGCGTTAAGTTGATCACGTTTTGATGATTATTGTTGTATTTCAGTGTGAAAACCCGACAGATAGGCCTTGCCGCTGCCGACCTCGACCAGCCGGAACTGGCCGTCGGCTGCAAGCATCAAACGCACCTCTGCAGGAAGCAGCAACGGGCGCCGAAAACGCACATCAAAATGGTAAGGAGCAGACAGCCGATCCCGCAAGGCCGTCATTGTGCGCCCGAGGCTCCACATGCCGTGGGCAATCGGTGCACGGAACCCGAACGGCCGGGCGGTAATCGCTGACAGGTGAATGGGATTGTAGTCCCCCGACACTGCCGCATACTGTCGTCCGATGCCGGGGCCGGCCTGCCAGGCAGCCACTTCATCGAACCCGTCTGTTGCCTGGCGCTTTAGTCGTTCACCACGCCCGCTACCCGGCAAGCGGGCGAAAAACCGGCTCTCGCCGGTCCAGGCAGTTGTGCCATCAACAATCGCGCTGGTCTCCATCACCATTTCCATACCGCGAGATGTACGCTCGGGTCGTACCAGCCGGGCAACCAGCTGCATGGTGGCATTCACCGGAATGCTGCGATAAACGTTGATGCTGTTACCAAGATGCACCAGTCCCGTTGCCCGCAACGGAAACTCGGGCCGGGTCAGGATTGAAAGATGCAGCGGTGCTGCCAGCACGTGCGGATAGGTTGGCGGCAGACCCTCGTCAGGCGGATGCCCCATGAGACGGGCAAAAGCCGCCAGCCTGCCGGCATCGGCCGAGACACTTTTTGCGATCGCACTGATTTGCGGCACGACCGGTTCACCGCCGGGCCGTCGCATCCGCGGCGCAAGCGCACGCAGGTAACGTGGCAGCAGTGGCGGAAGTCGATCGAACTTCAGTTCGAGCGACAAATCAGCCTTTCAGCGCTTCGATCTTGGCCACGTAACGCCGCATAGCCTCTTCGGCAGTCAATCCCTTGAGCCCGGACCAGGCGTCAAACTTGGCACCGCCGACAAAATCGAAGCCACCCGGCCGCTCACCGCTGACATCGCCGATCGTAGCCTGCTTGTACAATGAATAGAGCTCGAGCATATCTTCATTGGCCGGACGCCTGCTCAGGCTCTTGGAGGCCACTGCTGCGGCTTCAAACTGTTCTTTTAAGTCTTCTGACATCTGACTATCCTCGCACAAATTCACTGTGTACCGGCAACCGTGATTGCGGGCACTCAGGGACTGACCACACTGTCGATAATGATTGCGGCCTGGCCGCTGCTTGCCACGACGCGGCTGCCGGCAAAGTCGCCTGGCTGCGCAGCCGGCGTGCCGCCGATAGCCACACGCGCCACGACTTCGACGCTCGGGTGTGCCGAGAGCACCCTACCGGGCACCATCGCATCAGCATCTGAAAGCACGACTCGCACCGGCAGGTCGGCAACCGTCTTACGCACCACGGCTAGTGGCGGACCCGGCATGTCGACCTGTCGCGCCAGTATGAACACCGGCACGTTGGGGCCAACCCGGGCTGCCAGCTCACTGGTCAGTGAAACATGCAAACTCAGACCGTCCGCTGCAACAGGAACTTCTGCGGGCGCAGTTGTCGCACCGCCCAGCATCGCATCAGCAGCGGCAATCTGTTCACGCAGTACGCTGGCAACTTCCTCGGGTGGCCCGGCCGCAAGCAGGCGCTGCCAGCGGTCGCGCGCCTGCCGCGGGCGACCACTTTCGAGCGCCGCAAGCCCGCCATACCACAAGGCCTTGGTGTCATTGGGTGCAATGGTCAGCGCCTGCTCGAACAGTGCCGCTGCTTCATCGTCGATCACCCCGCCCCGGGCCATAGCCAATGCTTCAGCGTAACCGGTAATAGCGTGCACATCGGTATCGTTACCGAGCTGGCGCGCGCGACCATAGGCGTCAACAGCGTCCGGAAAGCGCCCCATCACAACGTACGAACGGCCAAGCATCAGCCAGCCTTCCGCATCGTCCGGCACCGCCTGCAGTCGTGCCTCCAGTTGCACTACCGCCTGTTCGATCGACGGCGCGGCGGCATCGTCATGTGCCGCAGCAACGGCAGGGATCGCCGACTGATCCCAGCGCCAGTTGCTCCAGGAAAAATACAAAATCGCTGCAGTCAACGGCAGCAATGCAACGACTACCCCGGCGGACACGGGCGCGCTGTCCTCACCGCGCGTCAGCGGCAGCACGAGAATGGCCAGTGCTGCAATGACCATTGCTCCGGCGAGTACGACGAATACTGGTGGTGGCATCACTCCTCCGCTGCCCCGGCTCCGAGCGTTGCGTAACGCCTTACAACCACGGCGACGATTGCCAGGCCAACCAGCAGCAAGGCAACCGGCCCCAGCCACAAGGCCCAGGTACGCGGCGTAAACGCCGGCCGGTAGCGCACGAAATCTCCATAGCGTGCGACCATGTATTCAAGAATCTCGTCGTCTGATGCGCCGTCGAGGAGCATCTGGCGCACCTGTTGACGCAGGTCACCGGCAAGGCCCGCGGTCGAGTCGGCAATTGACTGGTTCTGGCAAACCAGGCAACGCAACTCGTTACTCAACTTCAGGTATCGCGCCTGCAGTTCCGGGTCCGGCAGCGCTTCCTTGTTATCGATTGCCATCACCGGCGTCAACAACAGCAGGCCCGTCAGCAAAATCAGCACCTTCATCCGCTTTCCCCGCTGAGCAATCGAATGCGCGGTAACAACTTCGTGCGCCAGACCTCGTTGTCGAGCGGCCCGATGTGCTTGTAGCGCACGACTCCCCCGGCATCGATCAGAAATGTTTCCGGCGCACCATAGACGCCCCAGTCGATAGCCACAGTACCTTCACCATCGAAACCACTGGCAAGATAGGGATCGCCCAGCTGCTCAAGCCACGCGATGGCCTGGTCACGGTCGTCTTTGTAGTTCAGTCCATAAATCGGGACGCCGGACTGCGCCAGCTGCAGCAGGAAGTCATGCTCCTGGCGGCAGCCCGCACACCATGTGGCCCAGACGTTGAGCAACGAAACACCGCCCTGCAGCTGTTCCGTCGTCAGCCGAACGTCAGGGTCGCGCAAGCCGGGCAGGTCAAACTGCGGAGCGGGCTTGCCGATCAGTGGCGACGGGATTTCCGTCGGATTCAGCTTCAGCCCGGTCCAGAAAAACACCACCAGGATTGCAAACAGCGTGGCCGGGACGATCGTGCGTATCATGCGCGCTCGGTCGCTCCGCCGGCTGCCGGCAGCTGCGCGCGGGCCTTGCGGTAACGCCTGTCGCTCGCGGCGATGGCGCCACCGATCAGCATAACCAGAGCACCCAGCCAGATAAAACGAACCAGCGGCTTGACCTGGAACCGCATGCTCCATGCCCCGTCGCCCAGAGGTTCACCCATCGCCACGTACAGGTCGCGACGTACGCTGGCATCGATGGCCGATTCGGTCATCGCATTGGTTTGCACAAGGTACACGCGTTTTTGTGGCGACAGCGTTGCTATCAGCTCGTTGCCCTGGCGCACCTCTACCGTGGCCTCCTCAGCGCGCCAGTTCGGGCCAGTTACCGGCCCGATACCCAGCAGTTTGAAATTGTAGCCACGCATCTCGACCGATTCGCCGGGTCGCAGACTCACATCGCGCTCGTCGCTGTACGCAGACGTAACCACAATACCCAATGCGACTATTCCGATACCGGCGTGAGCCAGCACCATCCCGGTGACGCCGCGGGGCAATTTGCTGATGCGACCCATTTGCTTCCACCGGCTGACTATCTCGGTTACAACCGATGCAAGAATCCAGAAAGCGGTACCAATGCCCATCGCCGTGAGCGCACCGCCGCTGCGATACAGGAAAAGCGGAAAAACAATGGCCGCAACCAAACCCACCCAGAACGGCCACTTCAGCTGCTGCTGCAAGTGCCCTTTGGCGGTTTTTCTCCACCCGGCGTGCATGCCCACACCAACAAGAACCAGCAGTGGCCACATCGGCAGGAGAAAGTACATTTCGAACCACGGCGGCCCGACCGATACCTTGCCAAAACCCAGGGCATCGTGAAGCAGCGGATACAGCGTGCCGCTCAGCACCACCAGCGTAGCCACGACCAACAGCATGTTGTTCAGCAGCAGAAAGGTCTCGCGAGACGCGAGCGCAAACCCGCTTTGTTTGGCAACCATGCGTGGCGCACGCCAGGCGTAGAGCAATAACGACCCGAGCACCACAACAACCATGTAAATCAAAATGAATCGGCCCCGTTCCGGATCGCTGGCAAATGCGTGCACCGAAACCAGGATGCCCGAACGCACCAGGAAAGTGCCGAGCAGGCTCAGGGAGAATGCCGACACCGACAACAGTAGCGTCCAGCTGTAAAACAGCCCGCGCTTTTCAGTTACGGCAAGCGAGTGAATCAAGGCAGTACCGACCAGCCACGGCATGAACGAGGCGTTCTCGACCGGGTCCCAGAACCACCAGCCGCCCCAGCCCAGCTCGTAATAGGCCCACCAGCTGCCCAGCGCGATACCACCGGTAAGAAAAGCCCATGCGGTAGTGGTCCACGGCCGCACCCAGCGCGCCCAGGTCTGATCGATGCGCCCCTCCAGCATCGCCGCGACAGCAAATGCGAACGCCACGGAAAACCCGACATAGCCGACGTACAGCATCGGCGGATGCAGGACCAGTGCAGGGTCCTGCAGCAACGGGTTCAGGTCACGACCGTTGGCGGCAGCCGGTATCAGCCGCGCGAACGGGTTGGAGGTACTCAGCATGAACAGCATGAAGCCGGACCCCACCATTCCCATGACGCCCAGCACCCGTGCGACAAAACGATCTGCCAGCGACGAGCTGAATGCAGCAACAGCGATCGTCCATGCTGCCAGTATCAGTGACCACAGCAGCAGCGAACCCTCATGGGCGCCCCAGACGGCGGCAACCTTGTACGGCGTCGGCAACGCGAGGTTGGAGTTTTGCGCGACATACAGGACGGAAAAATCGTCCTGCAGAAATGCAGTGGTGAGTATGGCAAAGGCTATTGCGACAAAAACGAACTGACCCGCTGCCGCTGACTTTACCGCCGCAATCAACGGCGCTCGCGCACTGATGCCACCTGCAATTCCCAGCACAAACTGCGCTACTGCCAGCAGCATCGCGATGATAAGCGCGACTTGTCCGATTTCAGGCAGCATTACTGTTCCGACGCAATGCTGCCGGGATGACCGGAGCCCTCGAGGGCTTCGGCAAGTTCCGGTGGCATGTAGTTTTCGTCGTGCTTGGCCAGCACCTCTTCGGCCATGAACACGCCGCTTTCATTCAGCTTGCCGCGCGCGATGATGCCCTGCCCCTCGCGAAACAGGTCGGGAAGGATTTTTGAATAGGCGACGGTTACCTGGTGCGAATTGTCCGCCAGTGCAAAGCTGACATCGATGCTGCCGGGCTCGCGCTCGACCGTGCCGGGTACCACCAGCCCACCAATGCGGAAAGCACGCGCAACCGGCGCCTCGCCCGATTCGATCTGCGCGGGGGTGTAGAAATAAAGCATGTTCTCCTTGAATGCCTGCATCGCCAGCGCTGTTGCCACACCGGCCCCGGCCAGCACCAGGCCAACGCCCCACATTCGTCGTTGTCTCGGTGTCATTGCGTGCTCCTCAGCCGTTCACGGCCGCGCTCGATGGCAAGGCGATGGTTACGCCGCGCCAGGTAGACATTCAGCAACAGCACGACCACGGTCAGGCCAAACGCCGACCAGACGTACTCTGCATAACCCCCCATCTCAATAAACTCTTGCAACTTTATGATACTCCTAGTTTTTCAGCTGCCCAGCGCTTGTGCCACTCGCGCTCCAGCACCTCACCGCGCACGCGTACCATGAGCACAGCCGCGAAATACAGCTTGAAGCCTATGGCCATGACCAGCAGCGGCACCAGCATGGCCGGATCGCGTACAGACGGCGCACCCAGCTTGGCGATCGAGGCCGGCTGGTGCAGCGTTGTCCACCATTCTACGGAATAGTGGATGATTGGCACATTCACGACGCCGACTATCGCCAGCAGGCCTGCCGCACGATCGGCCCGGCCGCGCTCGTCAATTGCCGAATGCAGCGCGATGTAGCCCAGGTAAAGAAACAGCAGAACCAGCTCGGAAGTCAGCCGCGCATCCCAGACCCACCAGGTGCCCCACATTGGCTTGCCCCAGATCGCCCCGGTTGCCAGCGCCAGAAAGGTGAACCAGGCGCCAATCGGCGCGCAGGATGCGGCAACCGCATGCGCCAGCTTGATCCGCCAGATCAACCCGACTGCGGCTGCCGATGCCATCACGACGTAGACAAACAAT is a genomic window containing:
- a CDS encoding DUF349 domain-containing protein yields the protein MWFKSKLQHPDPAVRQAHVEQIDVDQDVFVTVLQDDPHPDVRAAALGRIGQLDALQQAATSDDDDRVRKLASGRMQALVAGQVQGSPLDTRMEFLRQTSDSRLVRFIARSGVEPELRKLAVTRLVGSNSDDQVRDLLCEIAVGDTVQEIRESAVQPIVDQQHLERVAEHARGRDKKIYRLVRERLDRIEAQQAAAQGLQECCDAIEQLSSGEFSEDGKSEQLRLENLVAQWQTHHDVVEDIDSGLVARFEEGRSAVAQRLAKLHELASQRDAVMTELRAHLDDDVSSPVADLTRRWHDLGTATAAQQRQFDQLVRQVAEHDSRRDRDQSRAVTRRRIIEDMRRAAAGELLTKADLTRLEDRWAKSKAPEDATVEAELEAEYSALRQSLASRLEKQAAALESDIDSVTSLLDQYHAALEDGKLGEAVPLHDKAVSLMARLDLPDTQHKKLQQRLRDGEPRMTELKRWRHWGTDRKREELCEKAVALGDSDMKIPDIARAVREYREQWKALDKSDGPAGKKLWHRFDSACEKAYEPCQALFNQQKEQRAANMEQRVAICEELERLAGETDWEQPAWRDIAEKTRDLQQRWHKAGPVDRRQKNKIQKRYDGAQAVLDEHLGTMRKREIERREKLIERVESLAEEPDSRNHVQVAKQAQRDWKPLVQAGRRREQQLWKRFRAACDAVFEKRKETFAAADAERAHNLAEKKAVLGQVTEMQAELKQVLAGSAGTAELAAASRKKVKQLSAGWRRIGAVPRDKQAIDKEFGKSCSSLLDLCGQLDKHIARQAMEQMRETAQRLDELERQVAAGASVDAEAVTAVVQLADGFDADFRQRARSVAEAAQGDDGAVAKVTAGLEDNLEKKRRLCLEMEIAANIESPDEFSEERMQYRVTQLSESLSGNRQTLDPGELEKSWYCSGAVPADQREALEQRFRRALEALSSH
- a CDS encoding EAL domain-containing protein, whose product is MPEMKFNLQARYSLVMLAVIITIVVSLSVVLLLQFRVSTREITQLSAASLEQDLLQQVEQRGTLTATFLAENLANSLYRYDMQSMLEFTRSATEQNDLLYATIHDTDGRVVHDGTVEIASFGTALPAITRLDGVRIDAETLEVYRPILYRNQAIGGVRVGLSLAPIKEEIAAMTAGVRNVSDRRLRNNLLSAIVTSLLFAVAGMLVAFVVSRSLARPIRQLAEQATRIGSGDYTDTLAVDRSDEIGELASAFRDMSRSLRASDGEVRYLAYHDSLTRLPNRARLKQFLAEAVARTRRGGQKMALFFIDLDDFKRVNDTLGHKAGDVLLKEFSQRLRDSLREMDHIDPDAEVERDLIARLGGDEFTVVLEDVEDTRDIAVVAQRILDALHDPFLLAGQEVVVGASIGITVFPDDGETVDSLLKNADVAMFQAKDKGKNHFQFYNQSMDHAAVQRLTLENDLRHALARNELRVAYQPVIDAQTGAVVGCEALARWHHSSYGMIPTDVFLPLAEESGLIVEFDEWCLRQAAQDLTQLHATGFRNLYATVNIASVHFREQRIGETVGAVLRENDLPARCLRLELTEKTIMRNTRRAAELLVQLQALDIGVWIDNFGAGFSSLTHLTKLPIAGLKIDQEFVHRISRGANDRTVIATIIAMGHSLGMLVSADGIEDQEQLEYVRKAGCDMVQGHYFARPMGLSELMGLLGRRAPYGAGKVAATRLATT
- a CDS encoding phosphate/phosphite/phosphonate ABC transporter substrate-binding protein — encoded protein: MLHITKHCFSVRLVLAMLLAGWSLVASAQERVLVLGAIHADLEGRYAELRPMADYVAAALADAGVTRVDVMVVEDRRRLARMMRDGRIDWVSENVANAVYLQEAAGVQILARKWKQGAPQFRSVFFTRSDGDITSLGDLAGRTLAFIESDSTAGHLLPAAELIREGHRTVALETPRQQSPAGTIGYAFAGSDINATTWVHKRIVDAGVLSNVDWESDSSLPEFFRKDFVIFHQTDSMPRALELVRGDLDEDIKNALRSTLLGMDKDSGAARALQAYQGTLRFDELGEVDHETLRKLRSTFAQLMLVN
- a CDS encoding acyl-CoA-binding protein translates to MSEDLKEQFEAAAVASKSLSRRPANEDMLELYSLYKQATIGDVSGERPGGFDFVGGAKFDAWSGLKGLTAEEAMRRYVAKIEALKG
- a CDS encoding tetratricopeptide repeat protein, coding for MPPPVFVVLAGAMVIAALAILVLPLTRGEDSAPVSAGVVVALLPLTAAILYFSWSNWRWDQSAIPAVAAAHDDAAAPSIEQAVVQLEARLQAVPDDAEGWLMLGRSYVVMGRFPDAVDAYGRARQLGNDTDVHAITGYAEALAMARGGVIDDEAAALFEQALTIAPNDTKALWYGGLAALESGRPRQARDRWQRLLAAGPPEEVASVLREQIAAADAMLGGATTAPAEVPVAADGLSLHVSLTSELAARVGPNVPVFILARQVDMPGPPLAVVRKTVADLPVRVVLSDADAMVPGRVLSAHPSVEVVARVAIGGTPAAQPGDFAGSRVVASSGQAAIIIDSVVSP
- a CDS encoding cytochrome c-type biogenesis protein CcmH, which encodes MKVLILLTGLLLLTPVMAIDNKEALPDPELQARYLKLSNELRCLVCQNQSIADSTAGLAGDLRQQVRQMLLDGASDDEILEYMVARYGDFVRYRPAFTPRTWALWLGPVALLLVGLAIVAVVVRRYATLGAGAAEE
- a CDS encoding DsbE family thiol:disulfide interchange protein, which translates into the protein MIRTIVPATLFAILVVFFWTGLKLNPTEIPSPLIGKPAPQFDLPGLRDPDVRLTTEQLQGGVSLLNVWATWCAGCRQEHDFLLQLAQSGVPIYGLNYKDDRDQAIAWLEQLGDPYLASGFDGEGTVAIDWGVYGAPETFLIDAGGVVRYKHIGPLDNEVWRTKLLPRIRLLSGESG
- a CDS encoding heme lyase CcmF/NrfE family subunit, with protein sequence MLPEIGQVALIIAMLLAVAQFVLGIAGGISARAPLIAAVKSAAAGQFVFVAIAFAILTTAFLQDDFSVLYVAQNSNLALPTPYKVAAVWGAHEGSLLLWSLILAAWTIAVAAFSSSLADRFVARVLGVMGMVGSGFMLFMLSTSNPFARLIPAAANGRDLNPLLQDPALVLHPPMLYVGYVGFSVAFAFAVAAMLEGRIDQTWARWVRPWTTTAWAFLTGGIALGSWWAYYELGWGGWWFWDPVENASFMPWLVGTALIHSLAVTEKRGLFYSWTLLLSVSAFSLSLLGTFLVRSGILVSVHAFASDPERGRFILIYMVVVVLGSLLLYAWRAPRMVAKQSGFALASRETFLLLNNMLLVVATLVVLSGTLYPLLHDALGFGKVSVGPPWFEMYFLLPMWPLLVLVGVGMHAGWRKTAKGHLQQQLKWPFWVGLVAAIVFPLFLYRSGGALTAMGIGTAFWILASVVTEIVSRWKQMGRISKLPRGVTGMVLAHAGIGIVALGIVVTSAYSDERDVSLRPGESVEMRGYNFKLLGIGPVTGPNWRAEEATVEVRQGNELIATLSPQKRVYLVQTNAMTESAIDASVRRDLYVAMGEPLGDGAWSMRFQVKPLVRFIWLGALVMLIGGAIAASDRRYRKARAQLPAAGGATERA
- the ccmE gene encoding cytochrome c maturation protein CcmE gives rise to the protein MTPRQRRMWGVGLVLAGAGVATALAMQAFKENMLYFYTPAQIESGEAPVARAFRIGGLVVPGTVEREPGSIDVSFALADNSHQVTVAYSKILPDLFREGQGIIARGKLNESGVFMAEEVLAKHDENYMPPELAEALEGSGHPGSIASEQ